The following are from one region of the Bacillus methanolicus MGA3 genome:
- a CDS encoding alkaline phosphatase family protein — protein MLKKWRKKKRLLAGVTLSTLLLGSAGAYAAKVSGFGTNLVGEQANGSVQTPVNQLITPAGKQIEFGGNPISVAINPNGKTAVTIVGRSDYGGKGINVIDLASGTMKAQDISLGLSHMWGLAYSKDGSQLYATGSSGSTGKVVVLSVAPDGTPAVQKTINLPTASVGGNINPLDIAIAPDGKLLVALNRDNSLGVIDPQTGTLTNKITVENAPTSVLVNGNFAYVTNQGGRKAQPGDTTVDSSGTPVVTDKTGATTTGSVSVVDLLTNTVVKNIPVGVQPERMTLSGQYLFVANTNSDTVSVIDTKTNNVVQTIDIKPYPNAPKGSAPNAVKMVDGKLMVSLGRVNAIAVYDWKGPDKTPELQGLLPTAWFPVDIAVDSVNKNLVVANADGIGSRGPARNLTIQGITVNGHSSYAQVGSLSLIPFPDAGALAKGTKQVYENNNWYGLKNLNAKPRPHKKPVAMPERVGEPSTIKHVFYIIKENRTYDQVLGDLGKGNGLPALTQFPQQVTPNLHKLARTFPLLDNTYTSGIQSASGHQWVMQGTNTDYEDKETDTANVRSYPGGAGDAMAYAPTGHLWDQAAKYGVSVENFGEDTTGFTGPEPFGTWTDWYKDYQILAGLQKGNLHVPVGDYQATIDIPSLGPITYKPYPTFDMNIPDQYRFEIFKQRFEEHVKNHDLPALTTMWLTNDHTAGNSTNNPTPQAMVADNDLAVGKIVDLISHSPYWKDSVIFITEDDSQNGLDHVDGHRQPAFVISPWVKRGITNSHYWTVINMVRSIEQILGLPAMNQNDAAAEPMSELFTNKPDFTPYDFVPNQIPLDTLNGQPGSNTAVLANTTNITPGAKELAKQWTEWSNKHKDEFSGKHASPDTINANMLNHSVWYATKGFDKPYPGEKKVLTPAEVEQQPESRAPSPAKN, from the coding sequence ATGTTAAAGAAATGGCGAAAGAAGAAACGTCTTCTAGCCGGAGTTACTTTGAGTACGCTGCTTCTTGGTTCTGCCGGTGCGTATGCCGCGAAGGTGAGCGGATTTGGCACCAATCTTGTCGGTGAACAAGCAAATGGTTCCGTTCAAACTCCGGTGAACCAGCTGATCACACCGGCTGGAAAGCAAATTGAATTTGGCGGCAACCCAATCTCCGTTGCGATTAATCCAAACGGAAAAACTGCAGTAACGATTGTCGGCCGCAGTGATTACGGCGGTAAAGGAATTAACGTGATCGACCTTGCCAGCGGAACGATGAAAGCCCAGGATATCAGTTTAGGTCTTTCCCATATGTGGGGCTTGGCCTATTCAAAAGACGGCAGCCAGCTTTATGCAACTGGTTCATCGGGCTCAACCGGTAAAGTAGTCGTCTTATCAGTCGCTCCGGATGGCACTCCGGCAGTGCAAAAAACAATTAATCTTCCAACAGCATCTGTCGGCGGAAATATCAATCCGCTTGACATCGCGATTGCCCCGGACGGCAAGCTGCTTGTTGCTTTAAACCGTGACAACAGCCTTGGCGTCATTGATCCGCAAACAGGTACACTCACGAACAAAATTACAGTTGAAAATGCTCCAACCAGTGTTTTAGTAAACGGCAACTTCGCCTACGTAACCAACCAAGGCGGCCGCAAAGCACAGCCGGGAGACACGACAGTTGATTCTTCCGGAACTCCAGTGGTAACCGATAAAACGGGTGCGACGACAACAGGAAGTGTTTCCGTCGTTGACCTTTTGACAAACACAGTTGTCAAAAACATTCCGGTCGGCGTGCAGCCTGAACGGATGACATTATCAGGCCAATATCTATTCGTTGCCAATACGAATAGTGACACGGTTTCAGTTATTGACACGAAAACAAATAACGTCGTCCAAACGATTGACATTAAACCGTATCCGAATGCACCTAAAGGTTCCGCGCCAAATGCGGTTAAAATGGTCGATGGCAAGTTAATGGTCAGCCTTGGCCGTGTCAATGCGATTGCCGTCTATGACTGGAAAGGACCGGATAAAACGCCTGAATTACAGGGCTTATTACCAACAGCATGGTTCCCGGTAGATATCGCCGTCGATTCCGTTAATAAAAATCTCGTTGTTGCCAATGCGGATGGAATCGGTTCCCGCGGACCAGCACGCAACTTAACAATTCAAGGAATTACCGTTAATGGCCACTCCTCCTATGCGCAGGTAGGATCGCTTTCCTTGATTCCATTCCCTGATGCAGGTGCTCTTGCAAAAGGAACAAAGCAGGTATATGAAAACAATAACTGGTACGGTTTAAAGAATCTAAACGCAAAACCGCGCCCGCATAAGAAACCTGTCGCGATGCCGGAACGCGTAGGTGAGCCGTCCACTATTAAACACGTATTCTATATTATTAAAGAAAACCGTACTTATGACCAAGTATTGGGCGACCTTGGTAAAGGAAACGGTCTGCCTGCCTTAACGCAGTTCCCGCAGCAGGTTACACCAAACTTGCACAAGCTCGCAAGAACCTTCCCGCTGCTTGACAATACGTATACTTCCGGAATCCAGTCAGCAAGCGGACACCAGTGGGTAATGCAAGGAACAAATACGGACTATGAAGATAAAGAAACCGATACAGCCAATGTAAGAAGCTATCCGGGCGGTGCAGGCGATGCGATGGCTTATGCGCCAACAGGACATCTTTGGGATCAAGCGGCAAAATATGGCGTATCCGTAGAAAACTTTGGGGAAGATACAACCGGCTTTACAGGTCCGGAACCATTTGGAACCTGGACAGACTGGTATAAAGATTACCAAATTCTTGCCGGCCTGCAAAAAGGAAATCTGCATGTACCGGTTGGCGACTACCAAGCAACAATTGATATTCCGTCCCTTGGGCCAATTACGTACAAGCCTTACCCAACATTCGACATGAATATTCCGGATCAATACCGTTTTGAAATTTTCAAGCAGAGATTTGAAGAGCACGTGAAAAATCATGACCTGCCGGCGCTGACCACGATGTGGTTGACAAATGACCATACGGCCGGAAACTCGACAAACAATCCGACGCCGCAGGCAATGGTTGCTGACAATGACCTTGCTGTAGGTAAAATTGTTGATTTGATTTCCCATAGCCCGTACTGGAAAGATTCCGTTATTTTTATCACAGAAGACGATTCGCAAAATGGTCTGGACCACGTAGACGGCCATCGTCAGCCGGCGTTTGTCATCAGCCCTTGGGTGAAAAGAGGCATAACGAACAGCCACTATTGGACAGTAATCAACATGGTGCGCAGTATTGAACAAATTCTCGGACTTCCTGCAATGAACCAAAACGATGCTGCCGCCGAGCCGATGAGTGAGCTGTTCACGAATAAGCCTGACTTTACACCGTACGACTTTGTGCCAAACCAAATTCCGCTTGACACGTTAAACGGCCAGCCAGGTTCCAATACGGCAGTCCTTGCCAACACAACGAATATCACACCGGGGGCAAAAGAGCTTGCAAAACAGTGGACAGAATGGTCGAACAAACACAAGGACGAATTTTCAGGCAAGCATGCTTCACCTGACACCATTAATGCTAACATGCTGAACCATTCTGTCTGGTATGCAACCAAAGGTTTTGATAAACCATATCCAGGTGAGAAAAAGGTTCTGACACCGGCTGAGGTAGAACAGCAGCCTGAAAGCCGCGCACCATCACCGGCGAAAAATTAA